The Rhodobium gokarnense genome includes a region encoding these proteins:
- a CDS encoding GntR family transcriptional regulator translates to MSLAEMLLNMGDGSESFADSRLPLPDRIAGYIRHQIIHDLMKPGEPIRERAIAEQLKVSRTPMRDALKLLSVEGLVDLIPNRGAVVVDNSLDDITDMLSVYCELDVLGGEAACRKGSETDFLKIERYQEIMEEAAAEQNRLKYFHANQAFHLAIIAASRNRTLIEIHSNLSLRLHRVRYLSILAQQKWLSRADEHHALIKALRARDTVQMAALQRAHFAVAWRLVDDWSRSAGQPAGKR, encoded by the coding sequence TTGAGCCTTGCCGAGATGCTGCTGAACATGGGCGACGGAAGCGAGTCCTTCGCCGACAGCCGCCTGCCACTGCCCGACAGGATCGCGGGCTACATCCGCCATCAGATCATCCACGACCTGATGAAGCCGGGCGAACCGATCCGCGAGCGCGCCATCGCCGAACAGTTGAAGGTCTCGCGCACGCCGATGCGTGACGCCCTCAAGCTCCTGTCGGTCGAGGGCCTCGTCGACCTCATCCCCAATCGCGGCGCCGTCGTCGTCGACAACAGCCTCGACGACATCACCGACATGCTGTCGGTCTATTGCGAGCTGGACGTTCTCGGCGGCGAAGCGGCCTGCCGCAAGGGCAGCGAAACCGACTTCCTGAAGATCGAGCGCTACCAGGAGATCATGGAAGAGGCGGCGGCGGAGCAGAACCGCCTGAAATACTTCCATGCCAACCAGGCTTTCCACCTGGCGATCATCGCGGCGTCGCGCAACCGTACCCTCATCGAGATCCATTCGAACCTCAGCCTCAGGCTCCACCGCGTGCGGTACCTCTCCATTCTGGCGCAGCAGAAATGGTTGTCGCGGGCCGACGAGCACCATGCGCTGATCAAGGCGTTGCGCGCCCGGGACACCGTGCAGATGGCGGCCCTGCAGCGGGCCCATTTCGCCGTTGCCTGGCGGCTTGTCGACGACTGGTCGCGATCGGCCGGACAGCCGGCCGGCAAGCGCTGA
- a CDS encoding FAD/NAD(P)-dependent oxidoreductase — protein sequence MNRSSYDLAVVGAGPAGMAAASEASALGLKAVVLDEKPGPGGQIYHAITAPRTSARDAVLGPDYLGGLPLVDAFTHSGADYRSGATVWQISEDGVSYAGADGGGDIAASRVLVATGAMERPYPLPGWTLPGVMTAGAAQLLLKGSGLLADDAVFIGTGPLLYLVAVQYLNAGARIEAIIDTASPAAKWAALPHLPMALRQSGYIAKGLRMLAQIRRSGTKVIHGAKDIALEGEERVAAVTWRQGASGQRRRLECRHVFLHQGVVPNPNMTMAARAAHQWDEVQLCWVVDRDTHGRTSLPWLLAAGDGAGIGGAKVAELSGRLATLAAAHDLGRLDAAAFAARSAPLLRRIGAEMAPRPFLDRLYRPADTDLAPQDEATILCRCEEVRRGAVADAVAEGCPGPNQLKSFTRAGMGPCQGRMCGHSIGAVISDLSGRSAADVGYFRLRMPVKPVTLGDIGGMTHAQREDS from the coding sequence GTGAACCGTTCTTCCTACGATCTTGCCGTGGTGGGCGCCGGGCCGGCAGGCATGGCGGCGGCAAGCGAGGCGTCGGCCCTCGGCTTGAAAGCCGTCGTGCTGGATGAAAAGCCCGGGCCGGGCGGCCAGATCTACCACGCCATCACGGCGCCGCGCACATCAGCCCGCGATGCGGTGCTGGGTCCGGATTACCTTGGCGGCCTGCCGCTCGTCGATGCGTTCACCCACTCCGGCGCCGACTACCGGTCGGGCGCCACGGTCTGGCAGATTTCCGAGGACGGCGTCTCCTATGCCGGCGCCGACGGCGGCGGAGACATCGCCGCATCGCGGGTGCTGGTGGCGACCGGGGCGATGGAGCGCCCCTACCCCCTGCCCGGATGGACCTTGCCGGGCGTGATGACGGCCGGGGCCGCCCAACTCCTGCTCAAGGGGTCAGGCCTCCTCGCCGACGACGCCGTATTCATCGGCACCGGACCGCTCCTCTATCTCGTCGCCGTCCAGTATCTGAACGCTGGCGCCCGCATCGAGGCCATCATCGACACCGCCAGCCCGGCCGCGAAATGGGCTGCCCTGCCCCATCTGCCGATGGCCCTCCGGCAGTCCGGCTACATCGCCAAGGGCCTTCGCATGCTGGCGCAGATCCGCCGCTCGGGAACGAAGGTGATCCACGGCGCAAAGGACATCGCGCTTGAGGGCGAGGAGCGGGTCGCGGCCGTGACCTGGCGGCAGGGTGCATCGGGGCAGCGCCGGCGCCTTGAATGCCGGCACGTCTTTCTCCATCAGGGCGTCGTTCCCAACCCCAACATGACGATGGCGGCCCGCGCCGCGCATCAATGGGACGAGGTGCAGCTCTGCTGGGTGGTCGACCGCGATACCCATGGTCGCACGAGCCTGCCCTGGCTGCTGGCCGCCGGCGACGGCGCCGGCATCGGCGGCGCCAAGGTCGCCGAGCTCTCCGGCCGGCTGGCAACACTTGCCGCCGCGCACGATCTCGGCCGGCTGGACGCTGCGGCCTTTGCCGCCCGCTCGGCGCCATTGCTGCGCCGGATCGGTGCCGAAATGGCGCCGCGTCCGTTCCTCGACCGGCTTTACCGTCCCGCCGATACCGACCTGGCACCGCAGGACGAGGCGACGATCCTCTGCCGCTGCGAGGAAGTGCGCCGGGGCGCCGTGGCCGACGCGGTGGCGGAAGGCTGCCCGGGACCCAATCAGTTGAAGAGTTTCACCCGAGCGGGGATGGGCCCCTGCCAGGGCCGCATGTGCGGGCACAGCATCGGGGCCGTCATCTCCGATCTGTCCGGCCGCAGCGCGGCCGACGTCGGCTATTTTCGCCTGCGCATGCCGGTGAAGCCCGTCACGCTCGGAGACATCGGCGGCATGACGCACGCCCAAAGGGAGGACTCGTGA
- a CDS encoding (2Fe-2S)-binding protein gives MFRRFDEVAGPIVEIVVDDRRIEARLGENLAAALLAAEVEPFRTTPVSGAGRMPYCMMGVCFDCLAIVDGVPNRQTCLETVRAGMVVERQNGARLPGPQHGGE, from the coding sequence ATGTTCAGACGGTTTGACGAAGTCGCCGGCCCGATCGTCGAGATCGTCGTCGACGACCGGCGCATCGAAGCGCGGCTGGGGGAAAACCTCGCCGCCGCGCTTCTTGCCGCAGAGGTCGAGCCGTTCCGCACCACGCCGGTCAGCGGCGCCGGACGCATGCCCTACTGCATGATGGGCGTATGCTTCGACTGCCTGGCGATCGTCGACGGCGTGCCGAACCGGCAGACCTGCCTGGAAACGGTCCGCGCCGGCATGGTGGTGGAACGCCAGAACGGCGCCCGCTTGCCCGGCCCTCAGCATGGCGGGGAGTGA
- a CDS encoding NAD(P)/FAD-dependent oxidoreductase: protein MSEPDYMIVGGGIVGAAIAYGLARSGERVALLDEGDVAFRAARGNFGNVWVQGKGATCPAYADLTRGAANDWADFAEDLAAETGIDLHFRRPGAAYICFSPEDLAKRVAVLEQSNAEARIKSVFEALDLADLRQRLPDIGPQVAGATFCPDDGTANPLLLLRALIKAAKDLGARYLPHHGVTSVARDGDGYAAETTAGTVRAGRLVLAAGLGNAHLAPMVGLDGPVRPVRGQIMVTEKVRPFLACGTNFIRQTLEGGCIFGESVEEVGLDDGTSLPVMRDTAQKAVAAFPLLRDVRVVRAWGALRIMTPDGVPVYQASPDGSAFVVCVHSGVTLAPFHARGFVDSLRSGSLPADRFSAFSPERFHVQTV from the coding sequence ATGAGCGAACCCGACTACATGATCGTCGGTGGGGGGATCGTCGGTGCGGCGATCGCCTACGGCCTTGCCCGCAGCGGCGAGCGCGTCGCCCTCCTCGACGAGGGAGACGTGGCGTTTCGCGCCGCGCGCGGCAATTTTGGCAATGTCTGGGTGCAGGGCAAAGGGGCAACATGTCCCGCCTATGCCGACCTCACCCGCGGCGCAGCCAACGATTGGGCGGATTTTGCCGAAGACCTCGCCGCAGAGACCGGGATCGACCTGCATTTCCGCCGACCGGGGGCTGCCTACATCTGCTTCAGTCCGGAGGACCTTGCAAAGCGGGTCGCCGTCCTCGAACAGTCCAACGCCGAGGCCCGCATCAAGAGCGTCTTCGAGGCGCTCGACCTGGCGGACCTGCGGCAACGCCTGCCGGATATCGGGCCGCAGGTGGCCGGCGCGACGTTCTGCCCGGACGACGGCACGGCGAACCCGCTCCTGCTGCTGCGCGCGCTCATCAAGGCAGCAAAGGACCTCGGAGCCCGCTATCTGCCGCACCATGGCGTCACCTCCGTCGCCCGCGACGGCGACGGCTATGCGGCCGAGACGACGGCTGGAACGGTCCGTGCCGGCCGGCTGGTCCTCGCCGCCGGGCTCGGCAATGCGCATCTTGCGCCGATGGTCGGGCTCGACGGTCCCGTCCGCCCGGTCCGGGGCCAGATCATGGTCACGGAAAAGGTCCGCCCGTTCCTTGCCTGCGGCACGAACTTCATCCGCCAGACCCTTGAGGGCGGGTGCATCTTCGGGGAGTCCGTGGAAGAGGTCGGCCTTGACGACGGCACCAGCCTGCCGGTCATGCGCGACACGGCGCAAAAGGCCGTTGCCGCATTTCCGTTGCTGCGCGACGTGCGGGTGGTGCGCGCCTGGGGCGCGCTGCGGATCATGACGCCCGACGGTGTTCCGGTCTACCAGGCCAGTCCCGACGGCAGCGCCTTCGTGGTCTGCGTCCATTCCGGCGTCACCCTCGCCCCCTTCCACGCCCGCGGGTTCGTCGACAGCCTCAGATCGGGGTCGTTGCCGGCGGACCGGTTCTCAGCCTTTTCACCGGAGCGTTTCCATGTTCAGACGGTTTGA
- a CDS encoding aspartate/glutamate racemase family protein, with product MHSRQKTYYGVSLGILMVNSTFQRYLGDIGNAMTWDFPVQYKIVTDAVPSKMTDLHNVSLLDPFKRAADELVAAGVDGITTTCGFLSIYQRELADHCPVPVATSSLLQVPMVERLLPSGKKVGIMTYNGDVLNGPYLEAVGIAQDTPVVGVPQDSNFVRWIKQGDTSVSYETLKEEVVATAKRFVADNPEIGAIVLECTNLAPFASYIAEATGLQVFDTVTMVNAFQASLKPRRYAMF from the coding sequence ATGCACTCCCGCCAGAAGACCTATTACGGCGTGTCTCTCGGCATCCTGATGGTCAACAGCACCTTCCAGCGATATCTCGGCGACATCGGCAACGCGATGACCTGGGACTTTCCCGTCCAGTACAAGATCGTGACGGACGCGGTGCCCTCCAAGATGACCGACCTGCACAATGTCAGCCTGCTGGATCCGTTCAAGCGCGCGGCCGACGAGCTGGTCGCGGCCGGCGTCGACGGCATCACCACGACCTGCGGCTTCCTGTCGATCTACCAGCGCGAACTGGCCGACCACTGCCCGGTGCCGGTCGCCACGTCCAGCCTGCTGCAGGTGCCGATGGTCGAGCGCCTGCTGCCGTCGGGTAAGAAGGTCGGGATCATGACCTACAACGGCGATGTCCTGAACGGGCCGTACCTGGAGGCCGTCGGCATCGCCCAGGATACCCCGGTCGTCGGCGTGCCGCAGGACTCCAACTTCGTCCGCTGGATCAAACAGGGCGACACCTCCGTCAGCTACGAGACGCTGAAGGAGGAAGTGGTCGCGACGGCGAAGCGGTTCGTCGCCGACAATCCCGAGATCGGCGCGATCGTCTTGGAATGCACCAACCTCGCCCCGTTCGCCTCCTATATCGCCGAGGCCACCGGCCTGCAGGTGTTCGATACCGTCACCATGGTCAACGCGTTCCAGGCGAGCCTGAAGCCGCGCCGCTACGCAATGTTCTGA